From one Staphylococcus kloosii genomic stretch:
- the yihA gene encoding ribosome biogenesis GTP-binding protein YihA/YsxC, whose translation MNINPNEIEILISAVNPSQYPETGLSEVALSGRSNVGKSSFINSMIGRKNMARTSQQPGKTQTLNFYNIDNQLVFVDVPGYGYAKVSKKQRAAFGKMIEQYITQRSSLKLVIQLVDLRHNPTEDDILMYDFLKYYEIPTLVIATKEDKIAKGKVQKHLDNIQQKLQMEPSDSIISYSSVKNNKQKLIWQAIESYL comes from the coding sequence ATGAATATTAATCCTAATGAAATTGAAATATTAATAAGTGCAGTAAATCCATCTCAATATCCAGAGACGGGCTTGAGTGAAGTTGCATTAAGTGGTCGTTCTAATGTTGGTAAATCTTCTTTTATTAACAGTATGATAGGTAGAAAAAATATGGCACGTACTTCACAACAGCCTGGTAAAACACAAACATTAAACTTTTATAATATCGATAACCAACTCGTGTTTGTAGATGTGCCGGGTTATGGTTATGCGAAAGTGAGTAAAAAGCAACGTGCTGCATTTGGTAAAATGATTGAACAGTACATTACACAACGCTCGTCATTAAAGCTTGTAATTCAACTTGTCGATTTAAGACATAATCCTACTGAGGACGATATATTAATGTATGATTTTTTAAAGTACTATGAAATACCAACGCTTGTAATTGCAACTAAAGAAGATAAAATTGCAAAAGGTAAAGTCCAAAAACATCTCGACAATATTCAACAAAAGCTACAAATGGAGCCCTCAGACAGTATTATAAGTTATTCATCAGTTAAAAATAATAAGCAGAAATTAATTTGGCAAGCTATCGAAAGTTATTTATAA
- the hemA gene encoding glutamyl-tRNA reductase has protein sequence MHFIAISINHRTADVALREKVAFKDNAIHVANVDLFETKSILENVIVSTCNRTEVYAIVDQIHTGRYYIQRFLARSFGFDVEEIKDMTEVHIGDDAVNHLMRVASGLDSIVLGETQILGQVRDAFFIAQQEATTGTIFNHLFKQAITFAKKSHNETDIADNAVSVSYAAVELAKKVFGKLANKKAVVVGAGEMSELSLLNLLGSNVNDITVVNRTVKNAETLASKHAVNYANIEQLPDLLTQADIVISSTSSEDYMITNEMMSEIDNHRKLDSLVMIDIAVPRDIDPAVSQLSDVFSYDVDDLKGLVDANLKERQLAADSIAQNIPHEIANHNEWVNMLGVVPVIRALREKAMTIQSDTMDSIDRKLPNLSEHERKIVSKHTKSIINQMLKDPIKQAKELSNDKKSNEKLELFQNIFDIEAENPYPEKSKNTKSEDKLSRILSFE, from the coding sequence ATGCATTTTATTGCGATTAGTATAAACCATCGCACAGCAGATGTAGCATTAAGAGAAAAAGTTGCTTTCAAAGACAATGCCATACACGTAGCTAATGTTGATCTATTTGAAACAAAATCTATTTTAGAAAATGTAATAGTTTCCACATGTAATCGTACAGAAGTGTACGCTATTGTTGACCAAATTCACACAGGTCGCTATTATATTCAAAGATTTTTAGCGCGTTCATTTGGTTTTGATGTCGAAGAAATCAAAGATATGACTGAAGTACACATAGGAGATGATGCAGTAAATCATTTAATGCGTGTAGCTTCAGGATTAGATTCTATCGTTTTAGGAGAAACTCAAATTCTTGGTCAAGTTAGAGACGCGTTCTTTATTGCCCAACAGGAAGCAACTACAGGGACTATTTTCAATCATTTATTTAAGCAAGCAATTACTTTTGCTAAAAAATCACATAATGAAACTGATATAGCAGATAATGCAGTTAGCGTATCTTATGCTGCAGTAGAATTAGCTAAAAAGGTATTTGGTAAATTAGCAAATAAAAAAGCTGTAGTTGTAGGTGCTGGTGAAATGAGCGAATTGTCATTATTAAATTTATTAGGTTCTAATGTTAATGACATAACAGTAGTAAATAGAACGGTTAAAAATGCCGAAACACTTGCAAGTAAGCATGCAGTTAATTATGCTAATATTGAACAATTACCTGACTTATTGACACAAGCTGATATTGTAATCAGTTCTACTAGCTCAGAAGATTATATGATTACGAACGAAATGATGTCAGAAATTGATAATCATAGAAAATTAGATTCATTAGTGATGATTGATATCGCAGTACCTAGAGATATTGATCCAGCTGTAAGTCAACTATCTGACGTATTTAGTTATGATGTAGATGATTTAAAAGGATTAGTCGACGCAAACTTAAAAGAAAGACAGTTGGCTGCTGACTCAATTGCGCAAAATATTCCACATGAGATAGCTAATCACAATGAGTGGGTGAATATGCTAGGCGTAGTACCGGTCATTAGAGCTTTAAGAGAAAAAGCAATGACAATACAATCTGATACGATGGATAGCATTGATAGAAAACTACCAAACCTATCAGAACACGAGCGCAAAATCGTCTCTAAACATACGAAAAGTATTATTAATCAAATGCTAAAAGACCCTATAAAACAAGCTAAAGAGTTAAGTAATGATAAGAAAAGTAATGAAAAATTAGAGCTATTTCAAAATATATTTGATATTGAGGCTGAAAATCCATATCCGGAAAAAAGTAAAAATACTAAATCTGAGGATAAATTAAGTCGAATTCTAAGTTTTGAATAA
- the ccsA gene encoding cytochrome c biogenesis protein, translating to MQDSLFIRFHEIILFIYFVSISCYFYDFFRKNFKIRRLGFITLGIVWVLQTISLSLFINQTRSVPLSNIFDILFIITWLIISISIVINVIRPIDFSIFLFNLVGFILIALNTFQPMNYLEKGEKITVINELLIVHISFATLSYALFALAFVNCILYLIQYNNLKQKRFTQKYFRLGSVATLEQIVFYSSLVGFLLLIISLILGAQWGINTIGFTTLIDKKVIFSFIIVILYALYILFRVKQLQSKHKLIYFNIVLFCLCIINLLFGPSISSFH from the coding sequence ATGCAAGATAGTTTATTTATAAGATTTCATGAAATTATTTTATTCATTTATTTTGTCAGTATTTCTTGTTATTTTTATGATTTTTTTAGAAAAAATTTTAAGATAAGACGTTTAGGGTTTATTACTTTAGGGATTGTTTGGGTATTACAAACAATCTCTTTGTCTTTATTTATCAATCAAACGAGGTCAGTACCATTAAGTAATATCTTTGATATTTTATTTATAATTACATGGTTAATTATTTCGATTTCAATTGTTATTAATGTCATTAGACCTATCGATTTTTCGATATTTTTATTTAATTTGGTTGGTTTTATATTAATTGCATTAAATACTTTCCAACCCATGAACTATTTGGAAAAAGGCGAGAAAATAACTGTTATTAATGAATTATTGATAGTGCATATTAGTTTTGCGACGCTCAGTTATGCACTTTTCGCTTTAGCTTTCGTAAATTGTATTTTATATTTAATTCAATATAATAATTTGAAACAAAAGCGATTTACGCAAAAATATTTCCGCTTAGGTAGCGTGGCTACATTAGAGCAAATTGTATTTTATAGCTCGTTGGTAGGCTTTTTATTATTAATTATAAGTCTGATATTAGGTGCTCAATGGGGCATAAATACTATTGGATTTACTACATTAATTGATAAAAAAGTGATTTTCTCGTTTATCATTGTTATTTTATATGCGTTATATATTTTATTTAGAGTAAAGCAATTACAATCAAAACATAAATTAATATATTTTAATATTGTATTATTTTGTTTATGCATAATTAATCTATTATTCGGTCCAAGTATTTCAAGTTTTCACTAA
- the hemC gene encoding hydroxymethylbilane synthase, translating to MRKLVVGSRRSKLALTQSQQFIDKLKAIDPDLEIEIKEIVTKGDKIVDKQLSKVGGKGLFVKEIQQELFDNEIDMAIHSLKDVPSVIPDGLTLGCIPDREIPFDAYIAKNHVTLEDLPDGSIVGTSSLRRGAQILAKYPNLEIKWIRGNIDTRLNKLYNEDYDAIILAAAGLKRMGWSDDIVTTYLDKDTLVPAIGQGALGIECRADDTELLELLAKVHNEEVANCVTAERTFLKEMNGSCQVPIGGYATIEQDGIIEFTGLIMTPDGTERYEHTVRGKDPVTLGKQVSEVLNEQGAYDIIKALNEEN from the coding sequence ATGCGAAAATTAGTCGTCGGTTCACGTAGAAGTAAATTAGCTTTAACACAAAGTCAACAATTTATAGATAAACTTAAAGCAATTGATCCTGATTTAGAAATTGAAATCAAAGAAATAGTCACTAAAGGTGATAAAATTGTTGATAAACAATTATCTAAAGTTGGAGGTAAAGGATTATTTGTCAAAGAAATTCAGCAAGAATTATTTGACAATGAAATTGATATGGCAATACACTCGTTAAAAGATGTTCCTAGTGTTATTCCAGACGGTTTGACGTTAGGTTGTATCCCTGATAGAGAAATACCTTTTGACGCATACATTGCCAAAAACCATGTAACGTTAGAAGATTTACCAGATGGTAGTATTGTTGGTACAAGTTCTCTTAGACGTGGTGCACAAATATTAGCAAAATATCCTAATTTAGAAATTAAATGGATAAGAGGTAATATAGATACACGTTTAAATAAGTTATACAATGAAGATTATGATGCTATTATCCTAGCTGCTGCCGGATTAAAACGTATGGGTTGGTCTGATGATATTGTTACGACTTATTTAGATAAAGATACTTTAGTACCGGCAATCGGACAAGGTGCTTTAGGCATTGAATGTCGTGCTGATGATACAGAATTGTTGGAGCTTTTGGCTAAAGTTCACAATGAAGAAGTTGCTAATTGTGTAACAGCAGAACGAACATTTTTAAAAGAAATGAATGGAAGTTGCCAAGTACCAATTGGTGGTTACGCTACAATCGAACAAGATGGCATTATTGAATTTACAGGTCTAATCATGACACCAGATGGCACTGAAAGATATGAACATACAGTTCGTGGTAAAGATCCGGTAACCTTAGGTAAACAGGTCAGTGAAGTATTGAATGAGCAAGGTGCTTACGATATTATTAAAGCATTAAACGAAGAAAACTAA
- a CDS encoding uroporphyrinogen-III synthase, protein MKPVIVMTQTSNYTNDKVDIIHLPMIKIEPMLFDYSILDSHFDWLIFSSKNAVAYFYKYLQSLQVDKIAVIGEKTKAYCERLGIQVDYCPDDYSQEGLLHHFQNINNLNIIIPSSAQARPHLHNALNQRGAHVIKIDLYRPVPFTDNIYKLQQLINDEQIDAVTFASSSAIRYFFSEAKINNSKINYYVIGQQTFKTIEQFGINAPIADIQTLDALVDKVLESRE, encoded by the coding sequence ATGAAACCAGTTATTGTGATGACGCAAACGAGTAATTATACAAATGATAAGGTTGATATTATTCATTTACCGATGATTAAAATTGAACCTATGCTATTTGATTATTCAATTCTTGATTCACATTTTGACTGGCTTATTTTTTCGTCTAAAAATGCGGTTGCGTATTTTTATAAATATTTACAATCATTACAAGTCGATAAGATTGCGGTAATAGGAGAGAAAACCAAAGCTTATTGTGAACGATTAGGGATTCAGGTAGACTATTGCCCCGATGATTATTCACAAGAAGGATTATTACATCATTTTCAAAACATTAATAATCTAAATATTATTATCCCATCGAGTGCACAAGCACGTCCTCATCTACACAATGCATTAAATCAACGAGGTGCGCACGTTATCAAAATAGATTTATATCGGCCAGTACCATTTACCGACAATATTTATAAATTACAGCAATTAATAAATGACGAGCAAATAGATGCTGTAACGTTTGCGAGTTCTTCTGCAATAAGGTATTTTTTTAGTGAAGCAAAAATTAATAATTCAAAAATTAACTATTATGTTATAGGGCAACAAACGTTCAAGACAATTGAACAATTTGGAATCAATGCGCCCATTGCGGACATTCAAACTTTGGACGCATTAGTAGACAAAGTATTAGAAAGTAGGGAGTAA
- the hemB gene encoding porphobilinogen synthase has protein sequence MEFDRHRRLRSSKTMRNLVSETHIRKDDLIYPIFVVERDDVKEEIPSMPGVYQLSLNLVGEEIKAAYDLGVRAIMFFGVPNEKDAEGTGAYDHNGIVQEATRKAKSMYSDLLIVADTCLCEYTDHGHCGVINEHTHDVDNDESLPLLVKTAISQVEAGADIIAPSNMMDGFVTAIRHGLDEAGYENIPIMSYGIKYASSFFGPFRDAAESTPQFGDRKTYQMDPANRREALRELDSDLAEGADMMIVKPSLSFLDIIRDVRNTTNVPVVAYNVSGEYSMTKAAALNGWIDEKAVVMEQMISMKRAGADLIITYFAKDICRYLDEQ, from the coding sequence ATGGAATTTGATAGACATAGAAGATTACGCTCATCAAAAACGATGAGAAATTTAGTAAGTGAAACACATATAAGAAAAGATGATTTAATATATCCAATTTTTGTTGTAGAACGTGATGACGTTAAGGAAGAAATACCATCAATGCCAGGTGTTTATCAATTAAGTTTAAATTTAGTTGGCGAAGAAATAAAAGCAGCATATGACTTAGGTGTCAGAGCGATTATGTTTTTCGGTGTACCTAATGAAAAAGATGCAGAAGGTACAGGCGCTTATGACCATAATGGTATTGTGCAAGAAGCGACAAGAAAAGCAAAATCTATGTACAGTGATTTACTAATTGTTGCCGATACTTGTTTATGTGAATATACAGATCATGGTCATTGTGGTGTGATTAATGAACATACGCATGATGTTGATAATGATGAATCACTTCCGTTATTAGTTAAAACTGCTATTTCTCAAGTAGAAGCAGGTGCAGATATTATTGCGCCAAGCAATATGATGGATGGTTTTGTTACGGCAATTAGACATGGACTAGATGAAGCTGGTTATGAAAATATACCTATCATGAGTTATGGCATTAAATATGCATCTAGTTTCTTCGGACCATTCCGAGACGCTGCAGAATCTACGCCTCAATTCGGCGATCGTAAAACATATCAAATGGATCCTGCTAATAGACGTGAAGCTTTAAGAGAATTAGATAGCGACCTAGCTGAGGGTGCAGATATGATGATAGTTAAACCATCATTAAGCTTTTTAGATATTATTCGCGATGTGCGCAACACGACGAATGTACCAGTCGTTGCATACAATGTAAGTGGTGAATATAGTATGACAAAAGCAGCTGCTTTAAACGGCTGGATAGATGAAAAAGCAGTAGTAATGGAACAAATGATTTCAATGAAACGTGCTGGTGCTGATTTAATTATTACTTACTTTGCAAAAGATATTTGCCGTTATTTAGACGAACAATAA
- the hemL gene encoding glutamate-1-semialdehyde 2,1-aminomutase, translating to MRYEKSEQAMEVAKDLMPGGVNSPVRAFKSVDTPAIFMDHGEGSKIYDIDGNEYIDYVLSWGPLILGHKNKQVIEKLHAAVDNGTSFGASTIKENDLAQLVIDRVPSIEKVRMVSSGTEATLDTLRLARGYTGRNKIVKFEGCYHGHSDSLLIKAGSGVATLGLPDSPGVPEGTAKNTITVPYNDLEAIRTAFEQFGDDIAGVIVEPVAGNMGVVPPQEGFLQGLRDITTEYGSLLIFDEVMTGFRVGYNCAQGYFNVKPDLTCLGKVIGGGLPVGAFGGKKEIMDQIAPAGDIYQAGTLSGNPLAMTSGYETLSQLTPESYDYFNHLGDILENGLKEVFAKHNVPITVNRAGSMIGYFLNEGPVTNFDQANASDLELFGQMYREMAKEGVFLPPSQFEGTFLSLAHTEEDINKTIQAFDTALSRIV from the coding sequence ATGCGTTACGAAAAATCCGAACAAGCTATGGAAGTTGCAAAAGATTTAATGCCTGGTGGCGTTAATAGTCCTGTTAGAGCATTTAAATCTGTTGATACACCTGCTATATTTATGGATCATGGTGAAGGTTCAAAAATATATGATATAGACGGTAATGAGTATATCGATTATGTATTAAGTTGGGGACCTTTAATTTTAGGTCATAAAAATAAACAAGTCATCGAAAAATTACATGCTGCCGTAGATAATGGTACGAGTTTTGGTGCTTCAACTATAAAAGAAAATGACTTGGCACAACTTGTTATTGATAGAGTTCCTTCTATTGAAAAAGTAAGAATGGTTTCTTCAGGAACTGAGGCGACACTTGATACTCTAAGATTAGCTCGTGGTTACACTGGTCGTAATAAAATAGTTAAATTTGAAGGTTGTTACCATGGACACAGTGATTCTTTATTAATCAAAGCTGGTTCTGGTGTGGCTACATTAGGTTTACCTGATTCTCCTGGGGTGCCAGAAGGTACAGCGAAAAATACTATTACAGTACCTTATAATGATTTAGAGGCAATTCGCACAGCTTTCGAACAATTCGGTGATGACATTGCAGGCGTTATTGTAGAACCTGTTGCAGGTAATATGGGTGTTGTACCTCCACAAGAAGGCTTTTTACAAGGTTTAAGAGACATTACGACTGAATATGGTTCATTATTAATTTTTGACGAAGTAATGACAGGGTTCAGAGTAGGTTACAATTGTGCACAAGGTTACTTTAATGTGAAACCTGATTTAACTTGCTTAGGTAAAGTGATAGGTGGCGGTTTACCAGTAGGTGCTTTTGGTGGTAAAAAAGAAATCATGGATCAAATCGCCCCTGCAGGTGATATTTATCAAGCTGGTACATTATCTGGTAATCCATTAGCAATGACGAGTGGTTATGAAACATTAAGTCAATTAACTCCAGAATCTTATGATTACTTTAATCATTTAGGCGACATCTTAGAAAACGGTCTAAAAGAAGTTTTTGCTAAACATAATGTTCCAATCACAGTAAATCGTGCAGGTTCAATGATTGGTTACTTCTTAAACGAAGGACCAGTTACTAACTTTGATCAAGCAAATGCAAGCGACTTAGAGTTATTTGGTCAAATGTATAGGGAAATGGCTAAAGAAGGCGTATTCTTACCACCTTCACAATTTGAAGGTACATTTTTATCTCTTGCGCATACCGAAGAAGATATTAATAAAACAATACAAGCATTCGATACTGCACTAAGCAGAATTGTTTAA
- a CDS encoding AbrB family transcriptional regulator, whose translation MTKYFRNNIIVLVLAILISLLLHVAHVLLPFMFGPIIATIIAIKILHLEIKWPFWLSELGLILLGVQIGSTFTKNVIYDIKDDWFTIILVTVLLLLLSLLIAFLFKKIAQVNTETAILSVIPGALSQMLVMAEEDKKANIMVVSLTQTSRIIFVVVLVPFISYFFKSPGGSHSSGTEVHHNLTQALTLPSILTLIILIALVYYVMGKVNFPTKQMLAPIVVLIGWNLITGITFTLDNYIIAGAQIIYMIRIGNQIANLLDQMKGRIAVAIAVQNVLLILLALVMVYVISLFTNNMINDLFLGAAPGGMNQIVLVAIETGADVPMISSYHIFRIFFILFLIAPLLNYYLRYRAAKNQQ comes from the coding sequence ATGACTAAGTATTTTCGTAATAATATCATAGTTTTAGTTTTAGCTATTTTAATTAGTTTGTTGTTACATGTAGCACATGTGCTATTGCCTTTTATGTTTGGGCCAATTATCGCAACGATTATTGCTATTAAAATATTACATTTAGAAATAAAATGGCCTTTTTGGCTCAGTGAACTTGGCTTAATTTTATTAGGTGTTCAAATAGGGTCTACTTTTACTAAAAATGTTATTTATGATATCAAAGATGATTGGTTTACGATAATTTTAGTAACTGTATTATTATTATTACTTTCATTATTAATTGCCTTTTTGTTTAAAAAAATAGCACAAGTTAATACAGAAACTGCCATATTAAGCGTAATTCCTGGTGCCTTAAGTCAAATGTTAGTCATGGCTGAAGAAGATAAGAAAGCTAATATCATGGTTGTAAGTCTAACTCAGACGTCTCGAATTATATTTGTTGTTGTATTAGTCCCATTTATTTCATATTTCTTTAAATCACCAGGTGGTAGTCATTCTAGTGGTACTGAAGTACATCATAATTTAACACAAGCTTTGACCTTACCTAGCATACTGACATTAATTATTTTAATTGCTTTAGTTTATTATGTGATGGGGAAAGTCAATTTCCCAACAAAACAAATGTTAGCACCTATTGTCGTTTTAATAGGGTGGAATTTAATAACAGGCATTACTTTTACGTTAGATAATTATATTATTGCAGGGGCGCAAATTATCTATATGATAAGAATTGGTAATCAAATAGCAAACTTATTAGATCAAATGAAAGGGCGCATAGCAGTCGCTATAGCAGTACAAAATGTACTATTAATATTGCTAGCCCTTGTCATGGTTTATGTTATTTCATTATTTACTAATAATATGATTAATGATTTATTTTTAGGTGCGGCTCCCGGTGGTATGAATCAAATTGTACTTGTAGCAATTGAAACAGGTGCAGATGTACCAATGATTTCAAGCTATCACATCTTTAGAATATTTTTTATTTTATTTTTAATTGCACCATTATTAAATTACTATTTACGTTATCGTGCAGCAAAAAACCAACAGTAA
- a CDS encoding DNA-3-methyladenine glycosylase I: MNPCAFGTKDPIYLEYHDNVWGQPMYDSLQLFKLMALESQHAGLSWLTILKKKSSYEQAFYDFDPAKIAKMTEQDIDSLMEFPNIVHNRKKLEAIVNQAKGFFEIEQEYGSFSEFLWSYVDHKPYDLNYKEPSERITVDETATQLSKKLKQYGFKFLGPVTVFSFLEAAGLYNAHLQSCPSNPKNLK; this comes from the coding sequence ATGAATCCTTGTGCGTTTGGCACTAAAGATCCTATTTATTTAGAATATCACGATAATGTTTGGGGCCAACCAATGTATGATAGTTTACAATTATTTAAACTAATGGCATTAGAATCACAGCATGCTGGTTTATCTTGGCTAACAATTTTAAAAAAGAAATCATCTTATGAACAAGCATTTTACGATTTTGATCCAGCAAAAATTGCAAAGATGACAGAGCAGGATATTGATTCATTAATGGAGTTTCCTAACATTGTACATAATAGAAAAAAGTTAGAAGCCATTGTGAACCAAGCTAAAGGATTCTTTGAAATTGAACAAGAATATGGAAGTTTCAGTGAGTTCTTATGGTCATACGTGGATCATAAACCATATGATTTAAATTACAAAGAGCCTAGTGAGCGCATCACAGTAGACGAAACAGCTACACAATTGTCGAAAAAACTAAAACAATATGGTTTTAAATTTTTAGGACCAGTCACTGTGTTTTCATTTTTAGAAGCAGCTGGTTTATATAATGCCCATTTACAATCATGCCCAAGTAACCCAAAAAACTTAAAGTAA